Proteins encoded together in one Candidatus Xianfuyuplasma coldseepsis window:
- a CDS encoding NUDIX hydrolase yields MYEKLRQYQPVNEQEMMDKQAMLDFIDKNADALDRSNLVAHVTSSAIVVNETLDKVLFAHHNIYDSYGWIGGHNDGDGDCLRVALKEAHEETGLVHIRPYNDEILGVDIIHVTNHIKKGLFVPDHLHLNVTYLLVADETETPAVNPEEHSAIQWFSMDEVFDVIDEERMIPIYTKLFQKVEQIREGTSV; encoded by the coding sequence ATGTACGAGAAATTACGTCAGTATCAACCGGTGAATGAACAAGAAATGATGGACAAACAAGCGATGCTGGATTTTATTGATAAGAACGCGGATGCTCTTGATCGGAGTAATTTGGTTGCCCATGTGACAAGTAGTGCCATTGTCGTGAATGAAACGTTGGACAAGGTCTTGTTTGCGCATCATAATATCTATGATTCCTATGGCTGGATTGGGGGCCATAATGATGGGGATGGTGATTGTTTGCGTGTCGCGTTAAAAGAAGCGCATGAAGAAACAGGATTAGTACATATTCGCCCATATAATGATGAGATTCTTGGGGTGGATATCATTCATGTTACCAACCACATCAAGAAGGGGTTGTTTGTACCGGATCATCTTCATTTGAATGTGACCTATTTATTGGTCGCAGATGAAACGGAAACACCCGCTGTAAATCCAGAAGAACACTCCGCCATCCAATGGTTTTCGATGGATGAGGTGTTTGACGTTATTGATGAAGAACGAATGATTCCAATCTATACAAAATTATTTCAGAAAGTTGAACAAATCAGGGAAGGGACATCAGTATGA
- a CDS encoding DUF5684 domain-containing protein → MPEFGGGSSFVSLVIAVIMIVSMWKLFEKADYPGWGAIIPIYNFYILVKIAGYSGISMLLIFVPIVNIVYIVLVYINFAKAFGKDGVYAIGLILLSFVFFPLLAFGDDQYVGV, encoded by the coding sequence ATGCCAGAATTTGGTGGGGGAAGTAGTTTTGTATCACTCGTAATTGCGGTTATAATGATCGTATCAATGTGGAAGTTATTTGAGAAAGCCGATTATCCTGGATGGGGAGCTATCATCCCAATCTATAATTTTTACATCCTTGTAAAAATTGCCGGATACAGTGGAATTTCGATGCTATTAATTTTTGTTCCAATCGTAAACATTGTTTATATAGTACTTGTCTATATCAATTTTGCGAAAGCATTTGGAAAAGATGGCGTATACGCCATCGGTTTGATTTTGCTCAGCTTTGTATTCTTCCCATTACTAGCGTTTGGTGATGACCAATACGTTGGTGTCTAA
- a CDS encoding diacylglycerol/polyprenol kinase family protein yields the protein MALLYSYGFVFAVIGVSALLGKVGLLSDEGSRKFIHIGVGNWIILAYMLFDNLLIALIGPASFIVLNYLSYRYHWIAAMERQDDTRNSLGTVYYAISLFVVVFLDYLIEGAWAYSLLPILVMAYGDGLSAIVGLKFSSKQLINHKSVYGTMTMFVVTLIIGFILLSTVWMVVIVAVVATLVELFSPRGYDNLSVPLVLYIVMLLL from the coding sequence ATGGCACTACTGTATTCCTATGGATTTGTATTTGCAGTGATTGGAGTGAGTGCATTACTTGGTAAGGTTGGTCTATTGAGCGATGAAGGTAGTCGTAAATTTATTCATATAGGTGTTGGTAACTGGATTATTCTCGCTTATATGTTGTTTGATAATCTTCTTATTGCGTTGATTGGTCCAGCGTCTTTTATTGTTCTTAATTATCTCAGTTATCGCTATCATTGGATTGCAGCAATGGAACGACAAGATGATACAAGGAATAGTCTTGGAACTGTCTATTATGCGATAAGCTTGTTTGTCGTTGTGTTCCTGGATTATCTCATTGAAGGGGCTTGGGCGTATAGTCTGTTACCGATACTAGTCATGGCGTATGGGGACGGATTGAGTGCGATTGTGGGGTTGAAATTCTCCTCAAAACAATTGATTAATCATAAATCGGTCTATGGAACGATGACAATGTTTGTCGTTACGTTGATTATTGGTTTTATTCTATTGAGCACCGTATGGATGGTTGTCATTGTTGCGGTGGTCGCAACGCTCGTGGAACTGTTTAGTCCTCGAGGATATGATAATTTAAGTGTTCCTCTTGTTTTATATATTGTGATGCTTTTGCTATAG
- a CDS encoding DUF92 domain-containing protein has product MEFIAEHMTELIIGMVVASSISIFAYVKQSLSLSGMIAAWILGVVVTVCGGYLSMSAMLVFFISSSLFTKLHKEEKKHSPRTAYQVLANGGIAMVLSVLHAIDNNAGFQLLFFLSLSISTADTWASEIGTLSPHKPRHIITLQQLQTGEDGGVTWIGFIASLAGSIVISLFYQLHWIIIAGGFLGSIVDSLLGTIQRTYQLDNQVIVNHLEQNQVAMSSRGIPYLTNSVVNFLSNLIVVTVVYLLFLVL; this is encoded by the coding sequence ATGGAGTTTATTGCGGAACATATGACAGAACTGATCATCGGAATGGTTGTTGCTAGCAGCATTTCGATTTTTGCGTATGTGAAACAATCATTGTCGCTTTCAGGAATGATTGCTGCATGGATTCTCGGGGTCGTTGTAACGGTTTGTGGTGGGTATCTATCTATGAGTGCGATGTTGGTGTTCTTTATCAGCAGTTCACTTTTCACAAAACTCCATAAAGAGGAGAAGAAACACTCACCAAGAACAGCGTATCAAGTGCTTGCCAACGGTGGTATTGCGATGGTCCTTAGTGTCTTGCATGCAATCGATAATAATGCGGGATTTCAGTTACTCTTTTTCCTCAGTTTATCGATTAGTACAGCGGATACATGGGCCAGTGAAATTGGAACGTTGTCACCACACAAACCACGCCACATCATAACCTTACAACAACTGCAAACAGGGGAAGATGGTGGCGTGACATGGATTGGTTTTATCGCATCCTTAGCTGGTAGTATTGTAATCTCGTTATTCTATCAATTGCATTGGATCATTATTGCAGGAGGCTTTTTGGGTAGCATTGTTGATAGTTTGTTAGGGACGATTCAACGAACCTATCAACTGGATAATCAAGTGATTGTGAATCATCTTGAACAAAATCAAGTTGCGATGTCCTCGCGAGGAATCCCCTATCTAACGAATAGTGTTGTCAACTTCTTAAGTAATCTGATTGTTGTCACGGTGGTGTATCTTCTATTCTTGGTTCTTTAA
- a CDS encoding chromate transporter → MDLLWKIFYSFLKTGTFGFGGGQATIPLIQEEVVEKHAWLTEEQFIDYLAMGNTLPGPIATKMSVIIGYDLGGYIGAAAALLGMLLPSTLAILILFQLFLEYKDTAFVKGMQAAAKPVVVVLIAGVAFSMARSSVFSGVDFATSRTWIVFGLFTVATILVLLNELVPSFNVHPALIIMVSLLIGGLFIR, encoded by the coding sequence ATGGATTTATTATGGAAAATATTTTACTCGTTTTTGAAAACCGGAACCTTTGGATTTGGAGGAGGACAAGCAACGATTCCACTCATCCAAGAAGAGGTCGTGGAAAAACATGCGTGGTTAACTGAAGAACAGTTTATAGATTATTTAGCGATGGGAAATACGCTCCCGGGGCCAATTGCGACAAAAATGAGTGTCATTATTGGATATGATTTAGGGGGATATATTGGTGCGGCAGCAGCGTTGCTTGGGATGTTGTTACCGAGTACACTGGCGATTTTAATCTTATTCCAACTATTTTTAGAATATAAAGATACAGCATTTGTTAAAGGGATGCAAGCAGCAGCGAAGCCAGTGGTTGTTGTATTGATTGCAGGGGTTGCATTTAGTATGGCTCGGTCGAGTGTATTTAGTGGTGTGGACTTTGCGACCAGTCGAACTTGGATTGTGTTTGGCCTTTTCACTGTGGCGACCATCCTTGTCTTGCTGAATGAACTGGTGCCATCGTTTAATGTACATCCGGCGTTAATTATCATGGTATCCCTATTAATTGGTGGACTATTTATACGATAG
- the clpB gene encoding ATP-dependent chaperone ClpB has product MDINSFTNQSKNIINNAFDTATRQNHQQIEDVHLLQAMIQQPDGLIPTLLQHMNINTSSLTEAIKSELSKIPRVTGSTQQPTLSRLANQVLIESEHIKQTFKDDYVSVEHIFLALLTFNKTPSFKILQQAGIREDAFLEALKKVRGNQQVKSDNPEGTYEVLTKYGRNLVEMARDGKIDPVIGRDDEIRRTIRILSRRTKNNPVLIGEPGVGKTAIVEGLAQRMLNQDVPEGLKDKTIFALDMGALIAGAKYRGEFEERLKAVLDEVQKSNGNILLFIDELHNIVGAGKTEGAMDASNLLKPLLARGELHCIGATTLDEYRKYIEKDAALERRFQPVLVEEPSVEDTISILRGIKDKFEIHHGVRITDNAIVACATLSNKYISDRFLPDKAIDLMDEAAAMIKTEIDSHPAVIDEISRKIMQLEIEQQSLKKEKDALSKERLSALKSELAELKDNEKELRATWEKEKTVISNIKDVKAKIDDVKQQIETAERQYDLEQLARLKHGSLPQLESTLEDLVSTSENTMLKEEVTEDEIADIISKWTGIPVSKLVESEREKLLKLDTILHKTVIGQDEAVTAVANSVLRTKSGLKAPNKPIGSFIFLGPTGVGKTHLAKTLSKQLFDTEKNLIRIDMSEYQERHTVARLIGAPPGYIGYDEGGQLTEAVRRKPYSVILFDEIEKAHPEVFNTLLQLLDDGRLTDAKGRTVDFKNTIIIMTSNIGSEFLLDGISDDGTITTDARQQVERRLKQTFKPEFLNRIDDIVMFKPLSRSEILAIIDLELADLNRKLQEQQFHLEVDIQAKQYIMNHAYDIHYGARPMKRYIERYIEVPISKLIIEGQILPQNIVHVSIQQDDIAFDIEKKS; this is encoded by the coding sequence ATGGACATTAATTCCTTTACCAATCAATCCAAAAATATTATTAATAATGCCTTCGATACGGCAACCAGACAAAATCATCAACAAATCGAAGATGTCCATCTTCTTCAGGCGATGATTCAGCAACCAGACGGTCTCATTCCAACTCTACTTCAACACATGAACATCAATACATCCTCATTAACAGAGGCAATTAAATCCGAACTATCAAAAATACCACGTGTGACTGGTTCCACACAACAACCAACCTTATCACGACTCGCCAATCAAGTATTAATTGAGAGTGAGCACATCAAACAAACTTTCAAAGATGACTATGTTAGTGTCGAACACATATTTCTAGCACTACTGACATTTAATAAAACCCCATCTTTCAAAATTCTGCAGCAAGCAGGGATTCGCGAAGATGCCTTTTTAGAAGCACTTAAAAAAGTCCGAGGTAATCAACAAGTAAAAAGTGACAATCCCGAAGGAACCTATGAAGTCCTCACAAAATATGGACGGAATCTCGTGGAAATGGCGCGAGATGGAAAAATTGATCCGGTCATCGGTCGTGATGATGAGATTCGGCGCACGATTCGCATCTTATCCCGTCGCACGAAAAACAATCCCGTACTCATCGGAGAACCCGGCGTAGGAAAAACAGCGATTGTCGAAGGGTTGGCTCAACGTATGCTCAACCAAGATGTCCCCGAGGGATTGAAAGACAAAACCATCTTTGCCCTCGATATGGGCGCACTCATAGCCGGTGCGAAATATCGTGGCGAATTTGAAGAACGCCTCAAAGCCGTACTGGATGAAGTCCAAAAAAGCAACGGAAACATTCTCTTATTTATTGATGAGTTGCATAACATTGTTGGAGCTGGAAAAACCGAAGGTGCCATGGACGCATCAAACTTACTCAAACCACTTCTTGCCCGTGGTGAGTTGCACTGTATCGGCGCAACCACGCTAGATGAATACCGTAAATACATTGAAAAAGATGCTGCTCTAGAGCGTCGTTTTCAACCAGTACTTGTTGAAGAACCCTCCGTTGAGGATACCATCAGTATTCTTCGTGGAATCAAAGACAAGTTTGAAATCCACCACGGTGTCCGTATTACCGACAATGCCATCGTCGCCTGTGCAACACTATCCAATAAATACATCAGCGATCGGTTCTTACCCGATAAAGCCATTGATTTGATGGACGAAGCAGCCGCGATGATCAAAACAGAAATTGATTCCCATCCAGCTGTCATTGATGAAATCAGTCGGAAAATTATGCAACTAGAGATCGAACAACAATCCCTTAAAAAAGAAAAAGACGCTTTATCAAAAGAACGTCTTAGTGCTTTAAAATCAGAGCTAGCGGAATTGAAAGATAACGAAAAAGAACTTCGAGCTACATGGGAAAAAGAGAAGACTGTGATTTCAAACATCAAAGATGTCAAAGCTAAAATTGATGACGTCAAACAGCAAATCGAAACCGCTGAACGGCAGTATGACTTAGAGCAACTTGCTCGATTAAAACACGGCTCCTTACCTCAACTTGAATCGACACTCGAAGACCTCGTAAGCACCTCCGAGAACACAATGTTAAAGGAGGAAGTTACCGAAGATGAAATCGCCGACATCATCAGTAAATGGACAGGCATACCGGTCAGTAAATTGGTGGAAAGCGAACGTGAAAAACTCCTAAAATTAGACACTATTTTACACAAAACAGTCATCGGTCAAGATGAAGCTGTTACCGCTGTCGCAAACAGTGTCCTACGGACTAAAAGCGGACTAAAAGCACCCAACAAACCAATTGGTAGTTTCATTTTCCTTGGACCCACAGGTGTGGGTAAAACACATTTGGCAAAAACCTTATCGAAACAACTCTTTGATACCGAGAAAAATCTAATTCGGATTGACATGAGCGAGTATCAAGAGCGTCATACCGTTGCCCGTTTAATCGGTGCTCCACCCGGATACATTGGGTACGATGAAGGGGGACAACTTACCGAAGCGGTCCGCCGCAAACCCTATAGTGTCATTTTGTTCGATGAAATCGAAAAAGCACATCCCGAAGTATTTAACACACTATTACAACTACTGGATGATGGTCGTCTTACCGACGCCAAAGGACGCACTGTTGACTTTAAAAACACAATTATTATTATGACATCCAATATTGGTAGCGAGTTTCTTCTTGATGGTATATCCGACGATGGTACGATAACAACCGATGCAAGACAACAAGTCGAACGGCGTTTAAAACAAACATTCAAGCCAGAATTTCTCAACCGAATTGATGATATTGTGATGTTTAAACCTTTGTCAAGATCAGAAATCCTGGCGATTATTGATCTGGAACTAGCCGATTTAAACCGTAAGTTACAAGAACAACAATTTCATCTCGAGGTAGATATACAAGCCAAACAATACATCATGAATCATGCCTATGATATCCATTATGGAGCTCGCCCAATGAAACGATACATTGAACGATACATCGAAGTCCCCATCAGTAAGTTAATTATCGAAGGACAGATTCTCCCTCAAAACATTGTTCACGTATCGATTCAACAAGATGATATCGCATTTGATATTGAAAAAAAATCCTAG